A stretch of Natronococcus sp. CG52 DNA encodes these proteins:
- a CDS encoding 30S ribosomal protein S24e has product MDVDIISEEENPMLHRSDVTFELVHEDATPSRLQVRDSLAAKLNKDAAEVVIRQLDTKFGMRKTVGYAKVYESADHARDVEQDHMLERNKIGADEAETEAEAEEA; this is encoded by the coding sequence ATGGACGTCGACATCATTTCCGAAGAGGAAAACCCCATGTTGCACCGATCGGACGTCACGTTCGAACTGGTCCACGAGGACGCCACGCCCTCCCGTCTGCAGGTGCGTGACAGCCTCGCCGCGAAGCTGAACAAGGACGCCGCCGAAGTCGTCATTCGCCAGCTCGACACCAAGTTCGGGATGCGAAAGACCGTCGGTTACGCCAAGGTTTACGAGTCGGCCGACCACGCCCGCGACGTCGAGCAGGACCACATGCTCGAGCGAAACAAGATCGGCGCCGACGAGGCCGAGACGGAAGCCGAAGCGGAGGAGGCCTAA
- a CDS encoding 30S ribosomal protein S27ae: protein MSRHELYGEDGTTDREQCPRCGDAFLADHGDRTHCGKCGYTEWE from the coding sequence ATGTCCCGTCACGAACTCTACGGCGAGGACGGCACCACGGACCGCGAACAGTGTCCCCGCTGTGGCGACGCCTTCCTCGCCGACCACGGCGACCGCACCCATTGCGGCAAGTGCGGTTACACCGAGTGGGAGTAG
- a CDS encoding bifunctional N(6)-L-threonylcarbamoyladenine synthase/serine/threonine protein kinase, with amino-acid sequence MSSHTRVLGIEGTAWAASAACYDSGTDDVFIESDAYQPDSGGIHPREAAEHMHDAIPRVVETALEHARETHDGPETEPPVDAIAFSRGPGLGPCLRVVGTAARALSQSLDVPLVGVNHMVAHLEIGRHTSGFDSPVCLNASGANAHLLAYRNGRYRVLGETMDTGVGNAIDKFTRHVGWSHPGGPKVEAAAEDGEYVDLPYVVKGMDFSFSGIMSAAKQRYDGDVPVEDICYSLQENVFGMLTEVSERALSLTGSDELVLGGGVGQNARLREMLEEMCAQRGASFHAPEPRFLRDNAGMIAVLGAKMYDAGDTIALEESRVDPDFRPDQVPVTWRTEEANLALGREEGSVRGAEAVVDLDPDAGSVTKRRERKEYRHPELDERLRRERTRIEARLTSLARREGVPTPVLCDIDPQEARLELEHVGRQDLRASLSVDRVREVSRHLARLHRAGFVHGDLTTRNVRVGRAERDAPPNERTDGVRDRDGSRTYLIDFGLGYHTDHVEDYAMDLHVFDQSLVGTADDPDPLREALREGYREVGEERVLERLTDVEGRGRYVGDES; translated from the coding sequence GTGAGTTCTCATACCCGCGTTCTCGGCATCGAGGGCACCGCCTGGGCGGCCAGCGCAGCCTGCTACGACTCCGGGACCGACGACGTCTTCATCGAGAGCGACGCCTACCAGCCCGACAGCGGCGGGATCCATCCTCGCGAGGCGGCCGAACACATGCACGACGCGATTCCGCGCGTCGTGGAGACGGCACTCGAGCACGCTCGCGAGACCCACGACGGACCCGAGACGGAGCCGCCCGTCGACGCGATTGCCTTCTCCCGCGGCCCCGGTCTCGGACCCTGTCTGCGAGTCGTCGGCACGGCCGCACGAGCGCTGAGCCAGTCGCTCGACGTTCCACTGGTCGGGGTGAACCACATGGTCGCTCACCTCGAGATCGGTCGTCACACCTCCGGCTTCGACTCGCCGGTCTGTCTGAACGCCAGCGGCGCGAACGCCCACCTGCTGGCCTACCGGAACGGCCGCTACCGCGTGCTCGGGGAGACGATGGACACCGGCGTCGGCAACGCGATCGACAAGTTCACGCGTCACGTCGGCTGGTCCCATCCCGGCGGACCGAAGGTCGAGGCGGCGGCGGAAGACGGCGAGTACGTCGACCTCCCCTACGTGGTCAAGGGGATGGACTTCTCGTTCTCGGGGATCATGAGTGCCGCAAAACAGCGGTACGACGGCGACGTACCGGTCGAGGACATCTGTTACTCCCTGCAGGAGAACGTCTTCGGGATGCTCACGGAAGTCTCCGAGCGCGCGCTCTCGCTGACCGGCAGCGACGAACTCGTGCTGGGCGGCGGCGTCGGCCAGAACGCGCGCCTGCGCGAGATGCTCGAGGAGATGTGCGCCCAGCGCGGGGCCAGCTTCCACGCTCCCGAGCCCCGATTTCTGCGGGACAACGCCGGAATGATCGCCGTTCTCGGCGCGAAGATGTACGACGCCGGCGACACGATCGCGCTCGAGGAGTCGCGAGTCGATCCGGACTTTCGACCGGATCAGGTGCCGGTTACCTGGCGGACCGAGGAGGCGAACCTCGCGCTCGGTCGCGAGGAAGGGAGCGTCCGCGGTGCCGAGGCGGTCGTCGACCTCGATCCCGACGCGGGTTCCGTGACGAAGCGCCGCGAGCGCAAGGAGTACCGACACCCCGAACTCGACGAGCGGCTCCGTCGCGAGCGGACCCGAATCGAAGCCCGACTGACGAGCCTGGCTCGTCGTGAGGGCGTACCGACGCCGGTCCTGTGCGATATCGATCCTCAGGAGGCGCGCCTCGAACTCGAGCACGTCGGTCGGCAGGATCTCCGCGCGTCGCTTTCCGTCGACCGGGTCCGCGAGGTGAGCCGACACCTGGCGCGACTCCACCGGGCCGGGTTCGTCCACGGTGACCTGACGACGCGAAACGTTCGGGTGGGGCGAGCGGAACGCGACGCGCCGCCGAACGAGCGAACGGACGGAGTCCGTGACAGGGACGGCTCGCGAACGTACCTCATCGACTTCGGCCTCGGCTATCACACGGACCACGTCGAGGACTACGCGATGGACCTGCACGTCTTCGACCAGAGCCTCGTCGGTACCGCGGACGATCCCGACCCGCTTCGGGAGGCCCTTCGGGAGGGATACCGGGAGGTCGGCGAGGAACGCGTCCTCGAGCGGCTTACGGACGTCGAAGGCAGGGGTCGGTACGTCGGCGACGAATCGTAA
- the pcp gene encoding pyroglutamyl-peptidase I, translating to MGDILLTGYGPFGEFETNPSSRLATRLDGAGIGGAGVVGVELPVVFDRAAPRLEAAVDEHDPDVVCALGLAGGRPALSLERVGINLRDTKGVPDNEDREVVDERVAENGPDAYFATLPCREMKAAMRDAGVPTRLSTAAGTHCCNNLLYAARHLVETTDAEFRVGFIHIPFSHEQAAARDEGEPSMALEAMKRGLRAGLETVLSEPARR from the coding sequence ATGGGCGACATTCTGCTCACCGGCTACGGACCGTTCGGCGAGTTCGAGACGAACCCCTCGAGCCGACTCGCGACGCGACTCGACGGCGCCGGTATCGGCGGCGCTGGCGTCGTTGGAGTCGAACTCCCCGTCGTCTTCGATCGCGCGGCGCCACGGCTCGAGGCCGCCGTCGACGAACACGACCCCGACGTCGTCTGCGCGCTCGGTCTCGCGGGCGGACGACCCGCGCTCTCGCTCGAGCGGGTCGGGATCAACCTCCGCGATACGAAGGGTGTCCCGGACAACGAGGACCGCGAGGTCGTCGACGAGCGGGTCGCCGAAAACGGCCCCGACGCCTACTTCGCGACGCTGCCGTGCCGGGAGATGAAGGCGGCGATGCGAGACGCCGGCGTTCCGACGCGGCTCTCGACCGCCGCCGGCACGCACTGCTGTAACAATCTGCTGTACGCCGCCCGTCACCTCGTCGAAACGACCGATGCGGAATTTCGAGTCGGCTTCATCCACATCCCCTTCTCCCACGAACAGGCCGCGGCCCGCGACGAGGGCGAACCGAGTATGGCACTCGAGGCGATGAAACGCGGACTTCGCGCGGGACTCGAGACGGTTCTGTCGGAACCCGCGCGACGCTGA
- a CDS encoding DUF5808 domain-containing protein, protein MVDKPTSGEVLGVPYNFERPSMGRMLSSYWQPGEGMLVEKPFGVGYTLNLANWRSWIVVAVAGALLWQQETGKTEGADGTEDEPVEVIVDDE, encoded by the coding sequence ATGGTAGACAAGCCAACTTCCGGTGAGGTTCTCGGCGTACCGTACAACTTCGAGCGACCGAGTATGGGTCGGATGCTCTCGTCGTACTGGCAGCCCGGCGAGGGGATGCTCGTCGAGAAGCCGTTCGGCGTCGGCTACACCCTGAATCTCGCCAACTGGCGCTCCTGGATCGTCGTCGCCGTCGCCGGAGCCCTCCTCTGGCAACAGGAGACGGGCAAGACGGAAGGCGCCGACGGCACCGAGGACGAGCCGGTCGAAGTCATCGTCGACGACGAGTAA
- a CDS encoding DUF4177 domain-containing protein, whose amino-acid sequence MASDSGTVWEYETVRPPRGPAMEEADDPKETLNELGREGWELVETIDYSGGGTKYLVFRRPAQGDGDE is encoded by the coding sequence ATGGCATCGGATAGCGGCACCGTCTGGGAGTACGAGACAGTTCGACCACCCCGCGGACCGGCGATGGAGGAGGCCGACGATCCGAAAGAGACGCTGAACGAACTCGGCCGGGAGGGATGGGAACTCGTCGAGACGATCGACTACTCCGGCGGCGGGACGAAGTATCTGGTCTTCAGGCGACCCGCACAGGGTGACGGCGATGAGTGA
- a CDS encoding Gfo/Idh/MocA family protein, which yields MSNSAGSVRLGVVGLGFMGQTHATNAETFDHDVVAGADLVANTREEFARTYDAAVYEEFEAMYEAEELDAVAVSTPNAFHEPAVIAALEHGYDVFCEKPLANDLASAERIAAAAADADGFCMVNFHNRVSTAAEVFKDYQSEGFFGEITHVDANYVRRRGIPGVGSWFTNQELAGGGAVVDIGVHAIDFALYLMDYPSVEEVFATTRTEFGHRDEYVDPGDWYDETEEAVFDVEDSATAMIRCADDRTVSLEVTWAANQAETNDFIVRGTDAGAELELGGEELTMYQAGKQGTDHLLDSELTDGSVDHTGWEGSDKRFLEAVEAGEAPDLNTVEQALTVQRVIDAIYRSDEDGSSIAVE from the coding sequence ATGAGTAATTCAGCGGGTAGCGTTCGACTCGGTGTAGTCGGACTCGGATTCATGGGACAGACCCACGCTACGAACGCCGAGACGTTCGACCACGACGTCGTCGCGGGCGCCGATCTCGTCGCCAATACGCGCGAGGAGTTCGCGCGAACGTACGACGCGGCGGTCTACGAGGAGTTCGAGGCGATGTACGAGGCCGAGGAACTCGACGCCGTCGCGGTCTCGACGCCGAACGCGTTCCACGAACCGGCCGTCATCGCCGCCCTCGAGCACGGGTACGACGTCTTCTGCGAGAAGCCGCTCGCAAACGACCTCGCGAGTGCCGAACGGATCGCCGCGGCCGCGGCCGACGCCGACGGCTTCTGCATGGTGAACTTCCACAACCGCGTCTCGACCGCGGCGGAGGTCTTCAAGGACTACCAGTCGGAGGGCTTCTTCGGCGAGATCACCCACGTCGACGCGAACTACGTCCGCCGGCGCGGAATCCCCGGCGTCGGCTCGTGGTTCACGAACCAGGAACTGGCCGGCGGCGGTGCCGTGGTCGACATCGGCGTCCACGCGATCGACTTCGCGCTCTACCTGATGGACTACCCCTCCGTCGAGGAGGTCTTCGCAACCACGCGGACGGAGTTCGGCCACCGCGACGAGTACGTGGATCCGGGCGACTGGTACGACGAGACCGAGGAGGCCGTCTTCGACGTCGAGGACTCTGCGACGGCGATGATCCGGTGTGCCGACGACCGGACGGTCTCGCTCGAGGTCACGTGGGCCGCGAACCAGGCGGAGACGAACGACTTCATCGTCCGCGGCACCGACGCCGGTGCGGAACTCGAACTCGGGGGCGAGGAACTGACGATGTACCAGGCCGGCAAGCAGGGGACCGACCACCTCCTCGACTCCGAGCTCACCGACGGCTCGGTCGATCACACCGGCTGGGAGGGAAGCGACAAGCGGTTCCTCGAGGCCGTCGAAGCCGGCGAGGCGCCCGACCTGAACACCGTCGAGCAGGCCCTGACCGTTCAGCGCGTGATCGACGCGATCTACCGGTCGGACGAGGACGGCTCTTCGATCGCCGTCGAGTAG
- a CDS encoding XTP/dITP diphosphatase produces the protein MAIRFVTSNEGKVGEAREYLEGIDSVEQVDYDYAELQSDSLEEIVTRGAREAVDALGSEEPVLVDDTGLFVDALGGFPGPYSAYVEDTVGVERLWRLASEEENKRARFRTVMAYADADGTETFEGSVAGTLVAPRGEGGFGYDPIFEYNGRTMAEMDTAEKNAISHRGRALAAFAEWYANQQ, from the coding sequence ATGGCCATTCGATTCGTCACGAGCAACGAAGGGAAGGTCGGGGAGGCCCGCGAGTACCTCGAGGGGATCGACTCCGTCGAACAGGTCGACTACGACTACGCCGAACTTCAGAGCGACTCGCTCGAGGAGATCGTCACCCGCGGCGCTCGCGAGGCCGTCGATGCGCTCGGCAGCGAGGAGCCGGTGCTGGTCGACGACACGGGGCTGTTCGTCGACGCACTGGGCGGCTTTCCGGGGCCGTACTCGGCGTACGTCGAGGACACCGTCGGCGTCGAGCGCCTCTGGCGGCTCGCGAGCGAGGAGGAGAACAAACGAGCGCGGTTCCGGACCGTGATGGCGTACGCCGACGCCGACGGCACCGAGACGTTCGAGGGGTCGGTCGCCGGCACCCTCGTCGCCCCTCGCGGTGAGGGTGGCTTCGGCTACGATCCGATCTTCGAGTACAACGGGCGGACGATGGCCGAGATGGACACCGCGGAGAAGAACGCAATCTCGCACCGCGGCCGGGCGCTGGCCGCGTTCGCGGAGTGGTACGCCAACCAGCAGTAG
- a CDS encoding class I SAM-dependent methyltransferase, translating into MVEKDAVRRSYDELAETYAAQRSENGRGTQILEGFLESLSDPSRVLDAGCGQGTPVLSRLSDSTRAFGVDFSREQLKLAAGNAPDAVLVQGDMTTLPFERSTFDAVVAYWSLIHVPMDDHQAVIDEFARVLRPGGRILLCEGTNRWAGENPDWLESGVKMEWNIAGAETTRDQLRNAGFEIVDEWGVPDEPDEDSADEEADDADEEVDEDADEHPWTFFSARLEAQSP; encoded by the coding sequence ATGGTCGAGAAGGATGCCGTTCGTCGGTCGTACGACGAGTTGGCGGAGACGTACGCTGCACAACGATCCGAGAACGGACGGGGAACGCAGATTCTGGAGGGGTTTCTCGAGTCGCTGTCGGATCCGTCCCGCGTCCTCGACGCCGGCTGTGGACAGGGAACGCCGGTGCTCTCCCGGCTGAGCGACTCGACGAGGGCGTTCGGCGTCGATTTTTCGCGCGAACAGCTAAAACTGGCCGCGGGGAACGCACCCGACGCAGTCCTCGTGCAGGGCGATATGACGACGCTCCCGTTCGAGCGGTCGACGTTCGACGCCGTCGTCGCCTACTGGTCGCTGATCCACGTGCCGATGGACGACCACCAGGCGGTCATCGACGAGTTCGCGCGCGTCTTGCGTCCGGGCGGTCGAATACTCCTGTGCGAGGGAACGAACCGGTGGGCCGGCGAGAACCCGGACTGGCTCGAGAGCGGCGTCAAAATGGAGTGGAACATCGCCGGAGCGGAAACCACGCGGGACCAGTTACGGAACGCCGGCTTCGAGATCGTCGACGAGTGGGGCGTCCCCGACGAACCGGACGAAGACAGCGCCGACGAAGAAGCTGACGATGCCGACGAAGAAGTCGACGAGGATGCTGACGAACACCCGTGGACGTTCTTCTCCGCCCGACTCGAGGCGCAGAGTCCGTAG
- a CDS encoding ArsR/SmtB family transcription factor — translation MSETNETLEEACRTLERLYDDEDPIAGLEQRRPDGDTVETQATVFGALANEHRIRTLEALREGELCACEVQVVLEAPQSTVASHLRTLRDAGLVNSRKKGKWTYYRIADTAVFELLDLAAAADVPDDD, via the coding sequence ATGTCTGAGACCAACGAAACGCTCGAGGAAGCCTGTCGAACGCTCGAGCGACTGTACGACGACGAGGATCCGATCGCGGGGCTCGAACAGCGACGGCCCGACGGCGACACGGTGGAAACGCAGGCGACCGTCTTCGGAGCGCTCGCGAACGAACACCGGATTCGCACGCTCGAGGCGCTCCGCGAGGGCGAGCTGTGTGCCTGTGAGGTACAGGTCGTCCTCGAGGCCCCGCAGTCGACGGTCGCGAGTCATCTGCGGACGCTCCGGGATGCCGGGCTGGTCAACTCTCGAAAAAAGGGGAAGTGGACGTACTACCGGATCGCGGACACCGCGGTCTTCGAGTTGCTCGACCTCGCCGCCGCCGCGGACGTTCCGGACGACGACTGA
- the arsM gene encoding arsenite methyltransferase, whose amino-acid sequence MTDTDSKPTDDRSTDDIPTDAAAPDQRTGVREEYAEIASTDGSCCGSNAEITGSDEGCCGSNDEETEPTPTTDRTRSLGYDRSDLEDAPDGSNLGLGCGNPVAISQLGAGETVLDLGSGGGFDCFLAAREVGPEGHVIGVDMTPEMLDRARENAWESDLENVEFRLGEIEHLPVADGSVDAIISNCVVNLSPAKPRVLSEAFRVLRPGGRLAISDLVATEPLPRELRENPDAVSACVGGAATISEMETWLDEAGFVDGSITVEGEWSDGELPIVSARIEGRKPA is encoded by the coding sequence ATGACGGACACCGACAGCAAACCAACCGACGACAGATCGACTGACGACATACCAACCGATGCGGCGGCCCCCGACCAGCGAACGGGCGTTCGCGAGGAGTACGCCGAAATCGCTAGCACCGACGGGAGCTGTTGCGGTTCGAACGCCGAGATCACCGGGAGCGACGAGGGCTGTTGCGGGTCGAACGACGAGGAGACGGAGCCGACACCGACCACCGATCGAACGCGTTCGCTCGGCTACGACCGAAGCGACCTCGAGGACGCCCCCGACGGCTCGAACCTCGGACTCGGCTGCGGCAACCCGGTCGCGATCTCGCAGCTCGGGGCCGGCGAAACGGTACTCGACCTCGGCTCCGGCGGCGGGTTCGACTGCTTCCTCGCGGCGCGCGAGGTCGGCCCCGAGGGACACGTCATCGGCGTCGACATGACGCCGGAGATGCTCGACCGCGCCAGGGAGAACGCCTGGGAGAGCGACCTCGAGAACGTCGAGTTCCGCCTCGGCGAGATCGAACACCTGCCCGTCGCGGACGGATCGGTCGACGCGATCATCTCGAACTGCGTCGTCAACCTCTCTCCGGCGAAGCCGAGGGTGCTTTCCGAGGCGTTCAGGGTGCTTCGACCGGGCGGTAGGCTCGCGATTTCCGATCTAGTCGCGACCGAACCGCTCCCTCGAGAGCTTCGAGAGAACCCCGATGCCGTTTCGGCCTGCGTCGGGGGGGCCGCGACGATATCCGAGATGGAGACCTGGCTCGACGAGGCGGGGTTCGTCGACGGCTCGATCACGGTCGAAGGCGAGTGGTCCGACGGGGAGCTTCCGATCGTCTCCGCTCGGATCGAGGGTCGTAAACCAGCGTAG
- a CDS encoding DUF7384 family protein has product MSERTDQPDPTRVVADPAVLAADLLVGGDAREALDHVRRHSWVELVASDHLLEDTERLVASLADEGLAADHRERLETDRVAVDHPADDHPALASAYQGEAAHLLSYDERLSSAKAGLSLQPRVSVSVRPPDAFARLFDPESLYAAAGGGEYPGPDRDPRA; this is encoded by the coding sequence ATGAGTGAGCGAACCGACCAGCCCGATCCGACTCGAGTCGTCGCCGATCCGGCGGTGCTCGCCGCCGATCTGCTCGTCGGCGGTGACGCCCGCGAGGCGCTCGATCACGTCCGCCGCCACTCCTGGGTCGAACTCGTCGCGAGCGATCACCTGCTCGAGGATACCGAACGACTCGTCGCCTCCCTCGCCGACGAAGGGCTCGCAGCCGACCACCGGGAGCGGCTCGAGACCGACCGCGTCGCGGTCGACCACCCGGCGGACGACCACCCCGCGCTCGCGTCCGCCTACCAGGGGGAGGCGGCGCACCTGCTTTCCTACGACGAGCGGCTTAGCTCCGCGAAGGCGGGGCTGTCGCTCCAGCCTCGCGTCTCGGTGAGCGTGCGTCCGCCGGACGCCTTCGCGCGTCTGTTCGACCCCGAGAGTCTCTACGCGGCGGCCGGCGGCGGCGAGTATCCGGGGCCGGATCGCGACCCGCGAGCGTAG
- a CDS encoding peptidoglycan recognition protein family protein, which translates to MKFGGQGSQRAGGGIRRDDQQHRTMCRYHEPNETAEPTDNYSDVRPTESNCGADGDDRPRDSEVNSNSRRSLLKKTAASGLAVTGIAGGASIPASAHHRDDHPSDQYVSAHWNNYTSASRSAADINWIVVHCAVTTYQGCIDYFERDNDRNVSAHYVVSNYDHTAGAPGHCTQMVNHADIAHHARGSNANSIGIEHEWHDDYGNYFTDECYQTSADLVHYLAHHYDIPLNYYDHPSAMCDHSGGIITHRNAPQDYTSNGTCTQHPNKSCPGPDWDNSRYMDFLEGDGGGGGGGGGHTFEDGDRIRTTTDLNGREGPGLHYDVVRTYPEGTEGEIMNGPETNDGYTWWGIHYPSYGEWVWCVERYLEHA; encoded by the coding sequence ATGAAATTTGGCGGACAGGGTAGCCAACGGGCTGGCGGCGGCATCCGCCGGGACGATCAACAACACCGAACAATGTGTCGATATCACGAACCGAACGAGACGGCGGAACCGACCGACAACTACAGCGACGTTCGACCTACCGAGAGCAACTGCGGCGCGGACGGGGACGATCGCCCTCGAGATTCCGAAGTCAACTCGAACTCACGGCGGAGTTTGCTGAAGAAGACGGCCGCATCCGGTCTTGCAGTGACCGGGATCGCCGGCGGCGCATCGATACCGGCGAGCGCACACCACCGGGACGATCATCCGTCGGACCAGTACGTCTCGGCTCACTGGAACAACTACACCTCGGCGAGTCGCAGCGCGGCGGACATCAACTGGATCGTCGTCCACTGTGCGGTGACCACGTACCAGGGCTGTATCGACTACTTCGAGCGGGATAACGACCGTAACGTCAGCGCCCACTACGTGGTCAGCAACTACGATCACACGGCGGGCGCGCCAGGCCACTGTACGCAGATGGTCAATCACGCCGACATCGCCCACCACGCGCGCGGGTCGAACGCCAACTCGATCGGCATCGAACACGAGTGGCACGACGACTACGGGAATTACTTCACGGACGAGTGTTACCAGACGTCGGCCGATCTCGTCCACTATCTGGCCCACCACTACGACATTCCGTTGAACTACTACGACCATCCGAGCGCGATGTGTGACCACAGCGGCGGGATCATCACTCACCGGAACGCGCCCCAGGACTACACGTCTAACGGGACGTGTACCCAACACCCGAACAAGAGCTGTCCCGGTCCCGACTGGGACAACAGTCGGTACATGGACTTCCTCGAGGGCGACGGCGGTGGAGGCGGCGGGGGCGGCGGTCACACGTTCGAAGACGGCGATCGGATCCGAACCACGACCGATCTCAACGGCCGCGAAGGTCCCGGCCTCCACTACGACGTCGTCCGGACGTATCCCGAGGGGACGGAAGGCGAGATCATGAACGGCCCCGAAACCAACGACGGCTACACTTGGTGGGGAATCCACTACCCAAGCTACGGTGAGTGGGTCTGGTGCGTCGAACGGTACCTCGAGCACGCCTGA
- a CDS encoding putative sulfate/molybdate transporter, with protein MAYSVSFETWPDLEFTTGELTGALGDSITVLPLLVALAATTAVSLPHVLVGFGVFQIVWGFYYGIPLSVEPMKALVGLAIVGSLSYPELAAAGLLAGAVLLAVGRLGFVGHLQRVVGEPVIRGVQFAVSLLLLEAAVELSAGNAPVAVAGLAVVAAFALVGYRRVSVLVVLAVGATAAVATTGVPAPRVPEPALFPAGTPAFTTTAIEGTVAQLGMTIGNAAIATALLCGDLYDRDVEADDLSQSMGVTCLAAIPIGGVPMCHGSGGLAGKYAFGARTGGANVLLGIGYLALALVAAGALLAAFPLALLGVLLVVVALELGRAAFEPVTDGRSLALVVGVGVVGLAINVGVAFVLGAVAFWAVSRLD; from the coding sequence ATGGCGTATTCGGTCAGTTTTGAGACGTGGCCCGACCTCGAGTTCACGACGGGTGAGCTGACGGGTGCGCTAGGTGATTCCATTACGGTCCTCCCGCTGCTGGTCGCGCTGGCTGCGACGACCGCCGTCTCCCTGCCCCACGTCCTCGTCGGCTTCGGGGTGTTCCAGATCGTCTGGGGGTTCTACTACGGGATCCCCCTCTCCGTCGAGCCGATGAAGGCCCTCGTCGGGCTGGCGATCGTTGGCTCCCTTTCGTATCCCGAACTCGCGGCCGCCGGACTGCTCGCGGGCGCCGTCCTGCTCGCGGTCGGCCGACTCGGCTTCGTCGGCCACCTCCAGCGCGTCGTCGGCGAACCCGTGATTCGAGGCGTCCAGTTCGCCGTCTCCCTGCTGTTGCTCGAGGCGGCCGTCGAACTCTCGGCGGGGAACGCGCCCGTCGCGGTCGCCGGACTCGCCGTCGTCGCCGCGTTCGCGCTCGTCGGCTACCGACGAGTGAGCGTGCTAGTCGTCCTCGCGGTCGGCGCGACCGCAGCCGTCGCGACGACCGGCGTTCCCGCGCCTCGAGTCCCCGAGCCGGCACTCTTTCCCGCCGGCACGCCGGCGTTCACGACGACCGCGATCGAGGGAACCGTCGCCCAGCTCGGGATGACGATCGGCAACGCGGCGATCGCGACGGCGCTGCTCTGTGGCGACCTCTACGACAGGGACGTCGAAGCCGACGACCTCTCCCAGAGCATGGGCGTTACCTGCCTCGCCGCGATCCCGATCGGCGGCGTACCGATGTGCCACGGCAGCGGCGGGCTGGCCGGTAAGTACGCCTTCGGCGCGCGAACCGGCGGCGCGAACGTCCTTCTCGGAATCGGCTACCTCGCGCTCGCGCTGGTCGCCGCCGGCGCACTGCTCGCCGCGTTCCCGCTCGCTCTACTCGGCGTCCTGCTGGTCGTCGTCGCGCTCGAGCTCGGCAGGGCGGCGTTCGAGCCAGTGACGGACGGTCGCTCGCTCGCGCTCGTCGTCGGCGTCGGGGTCGTCGGCCTCGCGATCAACGTCGGCGTCGCGTTCGTGCTCGGCGCCGTCGCGTTCTGGGCCGTTTCGCGTCTTGATTGA